In a single window of the Prochlorococcus marinus str. AS9601 genome:
- a CDS encoding GUN4 domain-containing protein — translation MNNKEQDNYSNVTLDLIKKFVDSNQRKRINSLTQIESEVENIFNLGPSLFDMFDREGDDWAAGWILQVLKKFKPEFFENSKFNNWFNTYSDIDINYEDLQLMLVEQKFEDADRLTSSYLRKLAGKLAEKRGYVFYSEVKNMSGKDLETIDRLWNIYSTGRFGFSIQAKILKSVGKKYELMWPKIGWKKEGLWTRYPGSFCWSLDAPDGHMPLINQLRGVRLMDSILRHPAIAKRHNNIL, via the coding sequence ATGAATAACAAAGAACAGGATAACTATAGTAATGTTACATTAGATCTTATAAAAAAATTTGTAGATTCCAATCAAAGAAAAAGAATAAATTCATTAACTCAAATAGAATCTGAAGTCGAAAATATTTTTAATCTTGGCCCATCACTGTTTGATATGTTTGATAGAGAAGGAGATGACTGGGCTGCTGGTTGGATATTGCAAGTTTTAAAAAAATTTAAGCCAGAATTCTTTGAAAACTCTAAATTCAATAATTGGTTTAATACATATTCAGATATTGATATTAATTATGAAGATTTGCAATTGATGTTAGTTGAGCAAAAATTTGAAGATGCAGATAGATTAACAAGTTCCTACTTACGCAAATTAGCTGGAAAATTGGCAGAAAAACGTGGATATGTTTTCTACAGTGAAGTTAAAAATATGTCAGGAAAAGATCTAGAAACAATAGATAGATTATGGAATATCTATTCTACTGGCAGATTTGGATTTTCGATTCAAGCAAAGATATTAAAATCAGTAGGGAAAAAATATGAATTAATGTGGCCGAAAATAGGGTGGAAAAAAGAGGGCTTATGGACTAGATATCCTGGATCTTTTTGCTGGTCATTGGATGCTCCTGATGGACATATGCCTTTAATAAATCAACTTAGAGGAGTTAGACTTATGGACTCCATCCTACGGCATCCTGCTATTGCGAAGAGACACAATAATATTCTTTAA
- a CDS encoding ATP-binding protein has translation MSLFRGKNILKRFFKRPKIDWSNYEFESSLQLNEFVDQLLEPIKNTQSSYLIKLGLHEALVNAVKHGNKLDPKKNIRVRRIITPNWCVWQIQDQGNGLEIKKRDYTLPKKINSVNGRGLYIINECFDDIRWSSKGNRLQLALKR, from the coding sequence ATGTCCTTATTCCGGGGCAAAAATATTTTAAAAAGATTTTTTAAAAGACCAAAAATTGACTGGTCAAACTACGAATTCGAATCATCATTACAATTAAATGAATTTGTCGATCAATTATTAGAACCTATTAAAAATACTCAATCAAGCTATCTTATAAAACTTGGTTTACATGAAGCTCTAGTTAATGCAGTAAAACATGGAAATAAATTAGATCCTAAAAAAAATATTAGAGTAAGAAGAATAATTACTCCTAATTGGTGTGTTTGGCAAATTCAAGATCAAGGTAATGGTTTAGAAATAAAAAAAAGAGACTACACATTACCAAAAAAAATAAATAGTGTAAATGGGCGTGGCCTATACATTATTAATGAATGTTTTGATGATATTAGATGGAGTAGTAAAGGTAATAGGCTTCAGTTGGCTTTAAAAAGGTGA
- a CDS encoding DUF6439 family protein, which yields MTYWDKDTIKLVQSLNDKLKIDHSKWHKDKGNKYKRAAELISAGLCHLIISCNEKESIEYIEESVKWLKEINVDQPCPSKNHLFKAN from the coding sequence ATGACCTATTGGGATAAAGATACTATTAAGCTGGTTCAAAGTCTTAATGACAAATTAAAGATTGATCATTCTAAATGGCATAAAGATAAAGGAAATAAATATAAACGAGCTGCAGAACTAATTTCGGCTGGATTATGCCATTTAATTATTTCTTGCAATGAAAAGGAATCTATTGAGTATATAGAAGAAAGTGTTAAATGGTTAAAAGAAATAAACGTAGATCAACCTTGCCCTAGTAAAAATCACCTTTTTAAAGCCAACTGA
- a CDS encoding class I SAM-dependent methyltransferase, with amino-acid sequence MARESISKIAYKTLQQSKSIAGFAHKQISSRLMNFILPDSKLENFNIDRDLLMQIQNSMDILREEDWNDAEKNIYPKKLLFDEPWLRYLTQYPKIWLDMPNTWDRRRKQNFDDLPKSIDKDNYPQYYLRNFHHQTDGYLSDFSASIYDLQVEILFNGSADSMRRRIIKPIKEGLEIFRDRKKSSIKLLDVATGSGRTLKQLRAAFPKEKITGIDLSDSYLKEASRYISDLDGDLIQLIKGNAEELPFENDSFQCISCVYLFHELPRTIRAKVLNEFFRVLEPGGILVLADSIQISDSPDFTSVMESFYKSFHEPFYCDYIKEDINSKIEDVGFKDVKSNSFFMTKVWSAVK; translated from the coding sequence ATGGCTAGGGAATCTATCTCAAAAATTGCATATAAAACGCTACAACAAAGTAAAAGCATTGCAGGTTTCGCTCACAAGCAGATTAGTTCAAGATTAATGAACTTTATTCTTCCCGATTCAAAGCTTGAAAATTTTAATATAGATAGAGACCTTCTAATGCAAATCCAAAATTCAATGGATATCTTAAGAGAAGAAGATTGGAATGATGCAGAAAAAAATATATATCCAAAAAAATTATTGTTTGACGAACCATGGCTTAGATATCTAACTCAATATCCTAAAATTTGGCTTGATATGCCTAACACATGGGATAGACGCAGAAAACAAAACTTTGATGATCTTCCAAAATCAATTGATAAAGATAATTATCCTCAATATTATTTGAGAAATTTTCATCATCAAACAGATGGTTATTTATCAGATTTTTCAGCCAGCATTTATGACCTACAAGTTGAGATACTTTTCAATGGGAGTGCTGACTCAATGAGGAGAAGAATAATTAAACCAATAAAAGAAGGACTTGAAATTTTTAGAGATAGAAAAAAAAGTTCTATAAAATTACTTGATGTGGCTACAGGATCAGGAAGAACATTAAAACAATTAAGAGCAGCATTTCCTAAAGAAAAAATTACAGGCATTGATTTATCTGATTCATACTTAAAAGAGGCAAGTAGATATATTTCAGATTTAGATGGAGATTTAATTCAGTTGATAAAAGGCAACGCTGAGGAATTACCTTTTGAAAATGATAGTTTTCAATGCATTTCTTGTGTTTACCTGTTTCACGAATTACCTAGAACAATTAGAGCTAAAGTATTAAATGAATTTTTTAGAGTTCTTGAACCTGGTGGAATATTAGTTTTAGCTGATTCAATTCAAATAAGTGATTCACCTGACTTTACATCTGTAATGGAAAGCTTCTATAAATCATTTCATGAGCCTTTTTATTGTGATTACATAAAAGAGGATATAAATTCTAAAATTGAGGATGTAGGGTTTAAAGATGTAAAATCAAATTCCTTTTTTATGACCAAAGTATGGTCTGCTGTAAAGTAA
- the glnA gene encoding type I glutamate--ammonia ligase encodes MSKSPQDVLSQIKDEGIELIDLKFTDIHGKWQHLTLTSDMIEEDSFTEGLAFDGSSIRGWKAINASDMSMVPDASTAWIDPFYKHKTLSMICSIQEPRSGEPYDRCPRALAQKALKYLDSTGIADTAFFGPEPEFFLFDDVRYDSKEGGCFYSVDTIEAPWNTGRIEEGGNLGYKIQYKEGYFPVAPNDTAQDIRSEMLLLMGELGIPTEKHHHEVAGAGQHELGMKFDSLINAADNVMTYKYVVRNVAKKYGKTATFMPKPVFNDNGTGMHVHQSLWKSGQPLFFGEGSYANLSQTARWYIGGILKHAPSFLAFTNPTTNSYKRLVPGFEAPVNLVYSEGNRSAAVRIPLTGPSPKAKRLEFRSGDALANPYLAFSVMMLAGIDGIKNQIDPGDGVDVDLFELPADELAKIDTVPSSLNDSLNALKADKDYLLAGGVFTEDFIDNFIDIKYEEVQQLRQRPHPHEFFMYYDA; translated from the coding sequence ATGTCTAAATCTCCTCAAGATGTTTTAAGTCAAATTAAAGATGAAGGAATTGAACTCATCGATTTAAAATTCACTGATATTCATGGAAAATGGCAACATTTAACTCTTACATCAGACATGATAGAGGAGGATTCTTTTACAGAAGGGTTAGCATTTGATGGCTCATCAATAAGAGGTTGGAAAGCAATTAATGCCTCGGATATGTCAATGGTGCCCGATGCAAGTACAGCTTGGATAGATCCTTTTTATAAACATAAAACTTTAAGTATGATTTGCTCTATTCAAGAGCCAAGAAGCGGGGAACCTTATGATAGGTGTCCAAGAGCTTTAGCTCAAAAGGCATTAAAATATTTAGACTCGACTGGTATAGCAGATACTGCATTTTTTGGGCCAGAACCAGAATTCTTTTTATTTGATGATGTTAGATATGACTCTAAAGAAGGAGGTTGCTTTTATAGTGTAGATACTATTGAAGCTCCATGGAATACAGGGAGAATTGAAGAAGGGGGAAACTTAGGATACAAAATACAATATAAAGAAGGATATTTTCCAGTAGCTCCAAATGATACTGCGCAAGATATCAGATCTGAGATGCTTCTTCTTATGGGTGAATTAGGTATCCCCACTGAAAAACATCACCATGAAGTTGCTGGTGCCGGCCAACACGAGCTTGGAATGAAATTTGATTCGTTAATAAATGCTGCTGATAACGTTATGACTTATAAATACGTTGTCAGAAATGTTGCAAAAAAATATGGAAAAACAGCAACATTTATGCCTAAACCTGTTTTTAACGACAACGGAACAGGAATGCATGTTCACCAAAGTTTATGGAAGAGTGGACAGCCACTATTCTTTGGTGAAGGATCATATGCAAATTTATCTCAAACAGCAAGATGGTACATCGGAGGCATACTTAAACATGCGCCATCATTCTTAGCATTTACTAACCCAACCACTAATAGTTATAAACGATTGGTTCCAGGATTTGAAGCACCTGTAAATCTAGTTTATTCTGAGGGTAATAGATCAGCTGCTGTAAGAATACCTTTAACAGGACCAAGCCCCAAAGCTAAAAGATTAGAATTCAGATCAGGTGACGCACTTGCAAATCCTTACTTAGCATTCTCTGTAATGATGCTTGCCGGTATTGATGGAATTAAAAATCAAATTGATCCTGGTGATGGAGTAGATGTAGATTTATTTGAACTTCCAGCTGATGAACTTGCAAAAATTGATACAGTGCCTTCATCTCTTAATGATTCACTTAATGCGCTAAAAGCAGACAAGGATTATCTATTAGCTGGTGGAGTATTTACTGAAGACTTTATTGATAACTTTATCGATATAAAATACGAAGAGGTACAACAACTAAGACAAAGGCCTCATCCACATGAATTCTTTATGTATTACGATGCATAA
- a CDS encoding pyridoxal-phosphate-dependent aminotransferase family protein, with protein sequence MTEAKLISALNEENLSHFSKTYVPSRLLLGPGPSNAHPEVLSALSLNPIGHLDEAYISLMSDVQQLLRYTWQCNNRLTLPMSGTGSAAMEASIANFIEEGEKILIAKKGYFGDRLVDMATRYKADVSVIEKPWGESFSYEEIKYEIETKKPAIFAIVHAETSSGVLQPLDGIGDVCRKNNCLFLVDAVTSLGALELLIDEWKIDLAYSCSQKGLSCPPGLSPFTMNKRAEEKLSSRKTKVPNWYLDLSLLNKYWGSDRVYHHTAPVNMNFAIREGLRLIANEGLENVWNRHNTNAKKLWNGLESLGMELHVSEDYRLPTLTTVKIPPAVDGDGFRNHLLRNFGIEIGNGLGELSGKVWRIGLMGFNSSDENVDRLLNLFDTELKKFSIFESSTF encoded by the coding sequence TTGACAGAAGCAAAACTTATTTCAGCTTTAAATGAAGAGAATTTATCTCATTTCTCAAAGACTTATGTTCCCTCTAGACTTTTATTAGGTCCTGGGCCTTCAAACGCACATCCAGAAGTCTTAAGCGCTCTTTCTTTGAATCCTATTGGTCACTTAGATGAAGCATATATTTCATTGATGTCTGATGTTCAACAACTTCTAAGATATACCTGGCAATGTAATAATCGTCTGACTCTTCCAATGAGTGGTACTGGAAGTGCAGCTATGGAAGCATCAATAGCTAATTTTATAGAGGAAGGAGAAAAAATTCTTATCGCTAAAAAAGGATATTTTGGAGACAGACTTGTTGATATGGCAACAAGATATAAAGCAGATGTATCTGTTATTGAAAAACCTTGGGGTGAATCCTTTTCTTATGAAGAAATCAAGTATGAAATAGAAACTAAAAAACCAGCAATTTTTGCTATTGTCCATGCTGAAACATCAAGTGGTGTTTTACAACCTCTTGATGGTATAGGGGATGTATGTAGAAAAAATAACTGCTTGTTTTTAGTTGATGCAGTTACTTCTCTTGGAGCTCTAGAACTATTGATTGACGAATGGAAAATTGATCTAGCATACAGTTGTAGTCAAAAGGGATTAAGTTGTCCCCCGGGATTAAGCCCTTTTACGATGAATAAAAGAGCTGAAGAAAAACTAAGTTCAAGAAAAACAAAAGTACCTAACTGGTATTTAGATTTATCTCTTTTAAATAAATATTGGGGTTCTGATCGCGTTTACCATCATACGGCCCCTGTAAATATGAATTTTGCTATTCGAGAAGGTTTGCGATTAATTGCGAATGAGGGTTTAGAAAATGTTTGGAATAGACACAATACTAATGCAAAGAAACTTTGGAATGGCCTGGAAAGTCTTGGCATGGAATTACATGTATCAGAGGATTATAGATTGCCAACCTTAACAACAGTTAAAATACCTCCAGCAGTTGATGGGGATGGTTTTAGAAATCATCTCTTAAGAAACTTTGGAATTGAAATAGGAAATGGGCTTGGAGAATTATCTGGTAAGGTATGGCGGATAGGTTTAATGGGCTTTAACTCAAGTGATGAGAATGTCGACAGATTATTAAACTTATTTGATACTGAGCTAAAGAAATTTTCTATTTTTGAGTCCTCAACTTTTTGA
- a CDS encoding nucleoside deaminase — protein sequence MRYIFENGNSNEDQQRKTNNSKYTLWMNSILRRSKEIGKVELPICSIILDERGRCIGRGVNSRNINKDPLGHAEIMALRQASLIKNDWRFNECTIITNLEPCTMCSSALIQARMGKVIFGAYDKKRGGLGGSIDLSKHESAHHKMEIIGGILEDECSQILQIWFKKLRTQK from the coding sequence ATGAGATATATTTTTGAAAATGGAAATAGTAATGAAGATCAACAAAGAAAAACAAATAATTCAAAATACACTTTGTGGATGAATTCGATATTAAGAAGATCCAAAGAAATTGGAAAAGTTGAACTACCAATATGTTCAATAATTTTAGATGAGAGAGGAAGATGTATCGGGAGAGGTGTTAACAGTAGGAATATAAATAAAGACCCATTGGGTCATGCTGAGATAATGGCACTTAGGCAAGCATCTCTAATAAAAAATGATTGGAGATTTAATGAATGTACTATTATCACAAATTTAGAACCTTGTACTATGTGTTCCTCTGCTCTTATACAAGCGCGGATGGGTAAAGTTATTTTCGGGGCTTACGATAAGAAAAGAGGGGGATTGGGCGGCTCAATTGACCTATCAAAACATGAAAGTGCTCATCACAAAATGGAAATAATTGGAGGTATCCTAGAAGATGAATGTAGTCAAATTTTACAGATTTGGTTCAAAAAGTTGAGGACTCAAAAATAG
- a CDS encoding pyridoxal phosphate-dependent decarboxylase family protein, producing MAEDLINNKNIYFPSYLGTNDKLNILLNRASKTLCDWFSKSDKNGPLPFDESFKCIMPAEDGNSEEDLFSEIESLLNNSFNPVHPGSLAHLDPPPLIFSILGDLIAAGLNNNLLAYELSPSVTLLEESLCKWFAKKIGFNDFSGGIAASGGTLSNLNALIAARNNAGLGTNPDSVLLVSEDAHSSFVKCIRVMGLDTSNLVRIKTDNQGRMDINELRKSLEKCSIENKKIFAIVATLGTTVRGAIDPIKEIGEICKQRNIWLHIDGSIGGIFAITSIPIEGLNNINQANSITINPQKIIGITKTSSLLLVSNMSTLENTFNTGLPYISSKENIINRGEIGIQGSRPAEVIKLWLGLRFLGMNGIENILKSSIKRKDFFIRNISSNKFDIYSGPLHIVSFLPKKLEPKDSDAWTQTKVNELINNNFMLSRPKFKGKYFLRVVMGNYNTKESHIEELLRLLNA from the coding sequence ATGGCTGAAGATTTAATTAATAATAAAAATATATATTTTCCCTCATATTTAGGGACTAATGACAAATTGAATATTCTTTTAAATAGAGCAAGTAAAACTCTTTGTGACTGGTTCTCTAAATCTGATAAAAATGGTCCTTTACCTTTTGATGAGAGCTTCAAGTGCATTATGCCTGCGGAGGATGGCAACTCTGAAGAAGATTTGTTTTCTGAGATTGAATCTCTTTTGAATAATTCATTTAATCCCGTTCATCCCGGCTCACTAGCTCACCTTGATCCCCCACCTTTAATTTTCTCTATATTGGGAGATTTAATTGCTGCTGGTTTAAATAATAATCTTCTCGCTTACGAATTATCACCAAGTGTAACTTTGCTTGAGGAATCATTATGCAAATGGTTTGCCAAAAAAATAGGGTTTAATGATTTCTCAGGGGGTATAGCTGCAAGCGGAGGTACATTAAGTAATCTGAATGCACTTATAGCAGCTAGAAATAATGCTGGATTAGGTACAAATCCTGATTCTGTATTACTAGTTAGTGAAGATGCTCATTCATCCTTCGTTAAATGTATAAGAGTAATGGGTCTTGATACTTCGAATCTTGTCAGGATTAAAACTGATAATCAAGGTCGAATGGATATAAACGAGCTCAGAAAGTCTTTAGAAAAATGTTCAATAGAAAATAAAAAAATTTTTGCTATTGTTGCCACCCTTGGGACAACTGTAAGAGGAGCAATTGACCCGATTAAAGAAATTGGTGAAATCTGTAAGCAAAGAAATATATGGTTACATATTGATGGTTCAATTGGAGGGATTTTTGCAATAACTTCTATTCCAATAGAAGGTTTAAATAATATTAATCAGGCTAATTCGATAACGATAAATCCACAAAAAATTATTGGTATTACAAAGACTTCATCTTTGTTATTGGTATCAAATATGAGTACTTTAGAAAATACTTTTAATACTGGACTACCATACATATCATCTAAAGAAAATATTATAAATAGAGGAGAGATAGGCATACAAGGTTCTAGACCTGCAGAGGTTATAAAATTATGGCTTGGGTTACGTTTTTTAGGTATGAATGGAATAGAAAATATATTAAAGTCATCAATTAAAAGAAAAGATTTTTTTATAAGAAATATTAGTAGCAATAAATTTGATATATATTCAGGTCCTCTTCATATCGTTTCATTCTTACCAAAGAAACTTGAGCCAAAAGACTCTGATGCATGGACTCAAACTAAAGTTAATGAACTAATTAACAATAATTTTATGCTTTCTAGACCAAAATTTAAAGGTAAATATTTTTTACGGGTTGTAATGGGAAATTACAATACAAAAGAATCCCATATAGAGGAACTTTTGAGACTTTTAAATGCTTAA
- a CDS encoding GTP-binding protein, whose protein sequence is MNHLKLKYIKYLVLILFLYILFSIFVRIVNIYTILFLIIIIYIFYNIDKKLFKKIVYKVIYKNKKNTLLFKNTYGAAKISLEGVENINKKINDKVKVELLNYQKNKLESQLKTGDYKVTLFGAGSSGKTSIARSLLKNIVGQTSAKIGTTKHIKSYKIRIPILKRNINIVDTPGLFEPSKLGEEREKATILQASNSDLVLFVLDQDINKYENYLIKELLKLRKKIIIVLNKCDLRSRDENNLIKENIISITSARKNKISVVKTIAAPQDSPYIKSDALNLVPEVGSLFREIIETLDNNGEELLADNILFRSNKLGIKSKNFVQEQRYLMSNKVINKYMWITGGVILVNPLPAIDFLTTTSVNLQMIMELSKIYEIKLTKKDAKDLATSLLSALAKQGILKGGLAILSPALATSLTKIILSKSIQSVTAGWLIRIVGLSLIEYFKNGQDWGDGGIQEVVDKIYRISKREDILNNFVKEAISKIEMKKYFKSNKRLPPFTM, encoded by the coding sequence ATGAATCACTTGAAGTTAAAGTATATAAAGTATTTGGTCTTAATATTATTTCTATATATTTTATTTTCGATATTTGTAAGAATAGTAAATATTTATACTATTTTATTTTTAATAATAATTATTTATATCTTTTATAATATTGATAAGAAATTATTTAAAAAAATAGTTTATAAAGTTATATATAAAAATAAAAAAAATACACTTTTATTTAAAAATACATATGGTGCTGCCAAGATAAGTTTGGAAGGGGTCGAGAATATTAATAAAAAAATTAACGATAAAGTAAAAGTTGAATTGTTAAATTACCAAAAAAATAAACTAGAGTCCCAATTAAAAACAGGAGATTATAAAGTTACTCTTTTTGGAGCAGGTTCCTCAGGAAAAACATCTATAGCAAGATCATTATTGAAAAATATTGTCGGACAAACTTCAGCAAAAATAGGTACGACAAAGCATATTAAAAGCTATAAAATTCGTATCCCAATCTTAAAAAGAAACATTAATATAGTGGATACTCCGGGTTTATTCGAACCATCTAAATTAGGAGAAGAAAGAGAAAAAGCAACAATTTTACAAGCATCAAATTCTGACTTGGTTCTTTTTGTGTTAGATCAGGACATAAATAAATACGAAAACTATTTAATTAAAGAATTATTAAAATTAAGAAAAAAAATAATAATAGTTCTAAATAAATGCGATTTGAGGTCTAGAGATGAAAATAATCTCATCAAAGAAAATATAATTTCTATAACTTCCGCTAGAAAAAATAAAATTTCAGTTGTTAAAACAATTGCAGCACCTCAAGATTCTCCATACATAAAATCAGATGCTTTAAATTTAGTTCCAGAGGTAGGAAGTTTATTTAGAGAAATAATTGAAACACTCGATAATAATGGTGAAGAGTTATTGGCAGATAATATTCTTTTTCGCTCAAATAAGTTAGGTATTAAAAGTAAAAATTTCGTCCAAGAACAAAGATATTTGATGTCAAATAAAGTGATTAATAAATACATGTGGATAACAGGAGGTGTAATACTAGTTAATCCACTACCAGCTATTGATTTCCTTACTACTACCTCCGTAAACCTTCAAATGATAATGGAATTATCAAAAATATATGAAATAAAGCTTACAAAAAAAGATGCAAAAGATTTAGCGACATCATTGCTAAGCGCATTGGCTAAACAAGGAATACTAAAAGGGGGACTCGCTATTCTTTCTCCTGCTTTAGCTACAAGTTTGACAAAAATAATATTATCTAAATCTATACAATCAGTTACAGCAGGCTGGTTAATAAGGATAGTAGGACTAAGTTTGATTGAGTATTTTAAAAATGGTCAAGATTGGGGAGATGGAGGAATTCAAGAAGTAGTAGATAAGATCTATAGGATAAGTAAGAGAGAGGACATCCTAAACAACTTCGTAAAAGAAGCTATTTCAAAAATTGAAATGAAAAAATATTTTAAATCAAATAAAAGGTTGCCCCCATTTACTATGTAA
- the lspA gene encoding signal peptidase II, with the protein MVNKIQTKLYFLSLSIFIVLIDQFTKYLISYEKLFVNKDFLLFKLDLVKNYGAAFNIFSGSRIFLSLISIIFSILIIYLIFRKNTLNIFDLYAYSFILGGTFGNGIDRIYKGFVVDFINLNIINFPVFNIADISINIGFIFLLYNLFKNNR; encoded by the coding sequence ATGGTTAATAAAATACAAACAAAATTATATTTTTTATCATTAAGTATTTTTATTGTTCTAATAGATCAATTTACAAAGTATTTAATATCTTATGAAAAATTATTTGTCAATAAAGATTTTCTTTTATTCAAATTAGACCTTGTAAAGAATTATGGGGCAGCATTTAACATATTTAGTGGTAGTAGAATTTTTTTATCTTTAATAAGTATTATCTTTTCAATATTAATTATTTATTTAATATTTAGGAAAAATACCTTAAACATATTTGATTTATATGCTTATAGCTTTATACTTGGTGGAACTTTTGGTAATGGTATAGATAGAATATATAAAGGATTTGTGGTTGATTTTATAAATTTAAATATTATAAATTTTCCAGTATTTAATATTGCTGATATATCTATTAATATTGGTTTTATTTTTTTACTGTATAACTTATTTAAAAATAATAGATAA
- a CDS encoding biotin transporter BioY — translation MSLQSLVITSMIPVYIPLPFIYKSSNNFELPITWQIPTIILLTLIFHKKVVFRAFTIYIILGLFIFPVFHQGGSIGYLLTPNFGYLLGYYPLIKIVDNLNTRNKLNVSNFLKNGFIAIFAMHLTGIFYNFIQIISYSQFNLFLYNLGKYSLGKIGYHFLMLFPLLLLIKPIERIKHNK, via the coding sequence GTGAGTCTTCAATCACTTGTAATAACATCAATGATACCTGTTTATATTCCACTACCTTTTATCTACAAATCTAGTAATAATTTTGAGTTGCCTATCACATGGCAAATTCCAACCATAATTTTATTAACACTTATATTTCATAAAAAAGTTGTTTTCAGAGCATTTACTATATATATAATTTTGGGGCTATTTATATTTCCTGTCTTTCATCAAGGTGGTTCAATAGGTTATTTACTAACCCCAAATTTTGGTTATTTACTAGGTTATTATCCATTAATCAAAATAGTTGATAATTTAAACACTAGAAATAAATTAAACGTTAGTAACTTTTTAAAAAATGGATTTATAGCAATATTTGCTATGCATTTAACTGGAATATTTTACAACTTCATACAAATAATATCTTACAGTCAATTTAATTTATTTTTATATAATTTAGGTAAATACTCATTAGGTAAGATTGGATATCATTTTTTAATGCTTTTTCCACTCTTATTACTTATAAAACCTATAGAACGAATAAAACATAATAAATAA